From the Paenibacillus tianjinensis genome, the window TTGAGGCTGCTGACATCATCCAGCATCCGGTGGAACACCCTGTCCAGCAGCTTACATTCGTTGGCCGGCGGACCTGAGGCTGTCGCGGGCAGCTTGACGATCAGGGATTGTAGGGGCGCATACAGCTTCCGGCTCAGCAGAAAAGAGATGAGGATCGAGAGTAGCAAAGCGAGCACGTTCAAAAGATTGCCCCAGAATTTGATTGCACTCATACTCTCCTGGATGTCGGAGACAGGTACAAGGGCTACCATGTTTAGATTCTTGAATACAAAGCGGGTGTTCATCTGTATCGCCAGCATCGCTTTTCCGCCGATTTCGGTTTTGAGATGGGTCTGTTCACCGGCTTGAAAGGTTTTTAGAAACTGGCTGATTTCCACATCGGGCGTGTCCATCTCCGTAGAAGCGATCACCTGGCGGTCATCCCCCAGCACAAACAGCTTGCTGTTGGGGGTGAGCTTGGAGTCCATGAGCAGCTGTACGAGCGAATCTACCTTAACGCTGATGACAAACAAATCGTTGGATTTATATTCGGCGATGGCTGTCTGGACGACAGGGAGGATGTACGCGCCGTTTTGGGAAACAGACCTGGACGGAGGAAGAATCTGAAAAGGCCTGTTTTGGGAGCCGTAGGCAGTCCAGAAATCCTCGCTGTAGAGCTCCAGCCGCCGGCTCCGGCCAAAGAAGTCACCAGCAGAGTAGGTGCCCTGATCGCTGATGACCAGTCCATCCCGCTTCTTATAAATAAAGACGTTGTCTATATATTCATTCATTAAGCGGATGCGAGCGAGCGAACGGATGCTTTGGGAGACTCGGGCATATTTGGCGTGTGAATCGACAGTGAAATTGGAGGAGAAGACCTGCATCGTCGCTTCATCCAGTGACAGTAAATAATTCAGGCTGTAAATTTCCGTGAACACATTGTTTAGCCCGTCAGCCATATTGCTTAGTACGGTATTGTAATTCCCCTTCATTTGCGTCTCCAGATACCCCAGGTTGACCCGGTAATTGATGAAGCTCACCAGCTGGATAAGCGAGGCCAGGACGAGAAAGCAAAAGAAAAAGCGGTACATCATGCTGCGGAACTTGCCTCTGACCCATGCAGTAACTCTCCTTCTCACTATTGTCTCCCCCTCTATAATCTGAAGATAGGTTTAAGTTCAATAATAGTAGGTGAGCACAAAAAAATACTACTCTTATGACAGGTATAATAACATAAAAGGCTAAAAATGAGACATTTAATAAAAATGTATGTCGAAATTGAAATATATTTGTCATTATATATTACACAAAATGATTTATGTCTCTTTTTAATTACAGTGAGATGGTTCTAAATATGACATAGGAACTACAAGGAGGTGAGTAGATGAATCGTGTGATGGTCATAGGCAAGGCACACAGTAGAGAGGTACGGAAGGAGGGACGGATGAACAGGACGCGGAGGATCATCAGAAAAAATATTCATTATTATTTTCTGCTGCTTATCCCGCTGCTGTATATTCTGGTGTTCAGCTACGGGCCGATTATTGGTAACATTCTGGCCTTCCGCAAATTTGTCCCCGGCGGTTCGATTTATGGTGAAGAGTGGACGGGGCTGCGGTATTTCAAAATGTTCCTTGGTGAGGCGAGCTTCTGGAGAGCGTTCAACAACACCTGGCTGCTGAATATCTACCATTTAGTATTTACCGTGCCGGTGTCGATCCTGTTTGCTTTGATCGTCAACGAGATTAAACCGGCCAGAATGAGGAATCTGGTCCAGACGGTTTCTTATTTGCCGAATTTCATCTCCATTGTTGTCGTTGTCGGTCTGATGACGGAGCTGCTGTCACCGACTTACGGATTGGTCAATGAGCTGCTGGGCAAGTTGGGGGTTCCGCCTACCTTTTTTATGAATGAAGCAGGGTGGTTCCGGACCTTGTATATCTCCTCTGAAATCTGGCAGTTTACCGGCTGGAACTCAATCATTTTCTTCGCGGCAATTACCTCCATCGACCATCAGCTGTACGAGGCGGCGGATATGGATGGAGCAGGAAGGCTGCAAAAGATCTGGCATGTCACGCTGCCGCAGATTATGCCAACCATTGTGGTTGTCTATATTATGTCCTTCGGCCACTTGATGACTGTCGCCTTTGAGAAGGTGCTGCTGATGTACACGCCAAGCAACTCGGAGCGCAGCGATGTCATCGAGACGCTTGTCTACCGCATCGGTATTCAGAGCACCAACTACAGCTATTCGACAGCAATCAGCCTGTTCGGAGGCCTCCTTGGACTCGTAATTGTGGTCACAGCCAATGCGCTAGCCAAGAAATATACCCGTTATTCCTTATATTGATCATGAAGAAAGGAGACTGCCATGCGCACTATTAGAAGGTATGAAGATTGGGTTTTTAAGCTGGTTCTCGCGTTGTTCATCATCGTTGTATTCGGCGCGGTATTGCTGCCGTTTGTACATCTGCATGCGGTATCCTTCAGCAGCTCTGCAGCCAATGCCAGCGGAAAAGTAAGCTTCCTGCCGATAGGATTCCATACGATGGCGTATCAGTTTATCCTGAGCCACCGGGATATTCTCAGCGGCTTTCGGAATTCTGTTCTGCAGACCACGGTTGGAACGGCGCTCAGTCTCCTGCTGATGACGATGTGTGCTTATCCTTTATCCAAAAAAATCGCCGGACAGTCCTTTTTCATCTGGATGATTATGCTGACCATGCTGTTCAACGGCGGGATGATTCCTACTTATATGATGATCAAAGGCCTGGGGATGCTGGATACGATCTGGGCGGTGATTCTGCCGTTCTGTATTACTCCTTATTACTTAATGCTAATGATGAATTTCTTCCGCGAGTTCCCCGAACCGATTGAAGAAGCGGCACTGATCGATGGACTCAATCCGATTCAAATCCTGTTTCGCATAGTACTTCCCTTATCGAAGCCGATTCTGGTCACGATGGCACTGTTTATGGTTGTCTTCTACTGGAACAACTGGTTCAGCTCACTGATTTATTTGAACAAGACCAGTATGTATCCGATTATGCTGATCGTGCGAAATATCCTGGATGGACAGCAGCTTGTGAACAGCGGAATGGCGGGTCAGGAAACGACTAAATACGTCTCAACTGCTTCGCTGAAAGCCGCCTCCATCATGGTAACGTCACTTCCGATCTTCATCCTGCTGCCCTTTACACAGAAGTATTTCACCAAAGGCGCCTTAATCGGTGCGGTTAAAGGCTAAAGTTCACTCAGAGAGCCCAGAGGGAAAAGGAGAGAAACATATGACAAAGAGCATG encodes:
- a CDS encoding ABC transporter permease; translated protein: MNRVMVIGKAHSREVRKEGRMNRTRRIIRKNIHYYFLLLIPLLYILVFSYGPIIGNILAFRKFVPGGSIYGEEWTGLRYFKMFLGEASFWRAFNNTWLLNIYHLVFTVPVSILFALIVNEIKPARMRNLVQTVSYLPNFISIVVVVGLMTELLSPTYGLVNELLGKLGVPPTFFMNEAGWFRTLYISSEIWQFTGWNSIIFFAAITSIDHQLYEAADMDGAGRLQKIWHVTLPQIMPTIVVVYIMSFGHLMTVAFEKVLLMYTPSNSERSDVIETLVYRIGIQSTNYSYSTAISLFGGLLGLVIVVTANALAKKYTRYSLY
- a CDS encoding carbohydrate ABC transporter permease — encoded protein: MRTIRRYEDWVFKLVLALFIIVVFGAVLLPFVHLHAVSFSSSAANASGKVSFLPIGFHTMAYQFILSHRDILSGFRNSVLQTTVGTALSLLLMTMCAYPLSKKIAGQSFFIWMIMLTMLFNGGMIPTYMMIKGLGMLDTIWAVILPFCITPYYLMLMMNFFREFPEPIEEAALIDGLNPIQILFRIVLPLSKPILVTMALFMVVFYWNNWFSSLIYLNKTSMYPIMLIVRNILDGQQLVNSGMAGQETTKYVSTASLKAASIMVTSLPIFILLPFTQKYFTKGALIGAVKG